The segment TTCTGTCTCCTTTATTGGATTTAGCAGGATTCTATGTATGGCCATTTTCGACAACGGCTGAGACTTCCGTAGAGATTGAAACAAAAGACAACGGGGTAATTATTCGAGGGAAAATCGATGTTTTAGTGTGGCACAATCGATTATGGATTTTGGTCATAGAGTCTAAGCGATCGCAGTTTTCTTTAGAAGTGGGTATTCCTCAAGCGTTAGCTTATATATTAGCCAGTCCCAATCTAGATAAATCGGTCTTTGGAATGGTAACAAATGGTAGTAATTTTATTTTTCTAAAATTAGTTAAACAGGCAACTCTTAATTATGCGTTATCCGACGAGTTCAGTCTAAGAAGAGGCGATGATTTAGTCACCGTTTTAGCTATTTTGAAACGCTTAGGAGCAACGATAAACTATCAAAGCCAAGCCGAATAATCTTGATTAAATTGTGCTAAAGAGAGTAA is part of the Rippkaea orientalis PCC 8801 genome and harbors:
- a CDS encoding type I restriction endonuclease; translation: MVQTIPAERITLYELVEKFNLKSREDPSFFPEWSENLPPINEEEKHQLHRVKRNFLNLAMRPMLEDMVKMMVLSPLLDLAGFYVWPFSTTAETSVEIETKDNGVIIRGKIDVLVWHNRLWILVIESKRSQFSLEVGIPQALAYILASPNLDKSVFGMVTNGSNFIFLKLVKQATLNYALSDEFSLRRGDDLVTVLAILKRLGATINYQSQAE